A genomic window from Winogradskyella sp. J14-2 includes:
- a CDS encoding O-antigen translocase: protein MKKFFHYINNEVLVKAASLNTANISIKILAGILISKFIALFIGPEGMALIGNLRNFLSTIQSISIAGLYNGFVKLISKHKNNLVKLTNTLSTVFYFGFFSSLLLAFLCYYNAEYINDLIFFNNNYVYVIETMSIVLPFYALNMYVFAIMNGFSKYRILLVINITGQILGLLVTLLLIKQENIDGALIAVVITPALNLLITIVGIAFRKNFMSIINITNIQISVLRKLSPNMVMALVSTIALPIVYIIIRNYIIAEIGIKEAGYWTAVTRVSDYYLMFINSLMALYILPRFAELKTQTEFRKEVFSFYKTVLPVFAIILGVIYLSRSLLVTLLFTEEFRPIEDLMGYQILGDFMRVMSMVIAYKFLAKKMFTHFIIIEVFLFVIMYFSSIYLIDAFGLKGAVMGHCLSYLMHFGIILLIFGSSLFGVINDDGIDEY, encoded by the coding sequence TTGAAAAAGTTTTTTCACTATATAAATAATGAAGTTTTAGTAAAAGCGGCAAGTCTTAATACCGCTAATATTAGTATTAAGATTCTTGCGGGTATTCTAATATCAAAGTTTATAGCCTTATTTATAGGGCCAGAAGGCATGGCACTTATTGGCAATTTAAGAAACTTCCTTAGTACCATACAATCCATATCAATAGCTGGTCTTTACAATGGTTTTGTTAAGCTTATAAGCAAACACAAAAATAATTTGGTAAAGTTAACCAATACACTATCTACAGTGTTTTATTTTGGTTTTTTCTCTTCCTTGTTATTGGCCTTTTTGTGTTATTACAATGCTGAATATATTAATGATCTTATTTTTTTCAATAATAACTATGTGTATGTTATAGAGACTATGTCCATTGTGCTTCCGTTTTATGCCTTAAACATGTATGTTTTTGCCATAATGAATGGCTTCTCTAAGTACAGAATTTTACTGGTTATAAATATAACTGGGCAAATTTTAGGTTTACTCGTTACGCTTCTTTTAATTAAACAAGAAAATATCGATGGTGCATTAATCGCTGTTGTAATTACACCAGCGCTCAACCTCCTTATTACCATAGTAGGCATTGCGTTTAGAAAAAACTTTATGTCCATTATAAATATCACTAATATTCAAATTTCTGTGCTTAGAAAACTAAGTCCCAACATGGTTATGGCATTGGTATCCACAATAGCATTACCTATTGTGTATATAATAATTAGAAATTACATTATAGCAGAAATAGGAATTAAAGAAGCAGGATATTGGACTGCAGTTACGAGAGTTTCGGACTATTACCTTATGTTTATTAACTCATTAATGGCATTATACATTTTGCCAAGATTTGCTGAATTAAAAACTCAAACTGAGTTTAGAAAAGAAGTGTTTAGTTTTTATAAAACGGTTCTTCCTGTTTTCGCAATAATATTAGGTGTCATTTACCTCAGTAGAAGTTTGTTGGTTACTCTATTATTTACTGAAGAATTTAGACCCATAGAAGATTTAATGGGTTATCAAATTCTAGGCGATTTTATGCGTGTGATGTCTATGGTTATAGCCTATAAGTTCTTAGCCAAAAAGATGTTTACACATTTTATTATTATCGAGGTATTTTTATTTGTGATTATGTATTTTTCAAGCATTTATCTTATTGATGCTTTTGGATTAAAAGGTGCAGTGATGGGTCACTGTCTTAGCTATCTCATGCATTTTGGCATTATCTTGCTTATTTTTGGAAGTTCCTTATTTGGTGTTATAAATGACGATGGTATAGACGAGTATTAA
- a CDS encoding GNAT family N-acetyltransferase, with translation MQNFKVLQYKPSLKNEWNGFALDSNQQTFLFLRDFMDYHSDRFQDYSLMLFKDDELIALLPANKDKNTVYSHQGLTYGGLIYKSSLKSQDAIPILKTVLEYLAENGIKNLVIKELPFVFLDNQTNNPLAYLCFKLKAQLQRMDMHSTLDLKFKSYNRSRKNGCKRGQKNNLIVKEVNEFKEFWNEILMPNLDNKHDVKPVHSLEEIQLLKSRFPDKIRQFNVYHNDIIVAGTTIFETKHVAHSQYISGNADKNTLGSLDFLHHYLLEEVFADKSYFNFGISNENDGQSINEGLQYWKEGFGARSIAQGFYKIDTENYKLLENLFI, from the coding sequence ATGCAAAACTTCAAGGTTTTACAATATAAACCATCTCTTAAAAATGAATGGAATGGATTTGCTTTAGATAGCAACCAACAAACATTTCTATTCCTAAGAGATTTTATGGACTATCATAGCGATAGATTTCAAGATTATTCCTTAATGTTATTTAAGGATGATGAATTGATAGCATTGTTGCCAGCAAATAAGGACAAAAATACTGTGTATTCTCATCAAGGTTTGACTTATGGCGGATTGATATACAAATCGAGTTTAAAGAGCCAGGATGCTATACCTATTTTAAAAACAGTTTTAGAGTATTTGGCAGAAAATGGAATAAAAAATCTTGTCATAAAAGAGTTACCCTTTGTTTTTTTGGATAACCAAACCAATAATCCATTAGCTTATTTGTGTTTTAAACTAAAGGCACAACTACAACGCATGGATATGCATTCTACTTTAGACCTCAAATTTAAATCTTATAATAGAAGCAGAAAAAATGGTTGCAAAAGAGGTCAGAAAAATAATCTCATAGTTAAAGAAGTCAATGAATTTAAAGAGTTTTGGAATGAAATATTAATGCCCAATTTAGATAACAAGCATGATGTAAAACCAGTACATAGCTTAGAAGAAATACAGCTTTTAAAATCCAGATTTCCAGATAAAATAAGACAATTCAATGTATACCACAATGATATAATTGTAGCAGGTACTACAATTTTTGAAACAAAACATGTAGCACATAGCCAGTATATTTCCGGGAATGCAGATAAAAATACACTAGGAAGTTTAGATTTTTTACATCATTATCTTTTAGAGGAGGTTTTTGCTGATAAATCGTATTTTAACTTTGGTATTTCTAATGAAAATGACGGTCAAAGTATAAATGAAGGGTTGCAGTATTGGAAGGAAGGCTTTGGAGCGCGTTCTATCGCTCAAGGATTCTACAAGATTGACACGGAAAACTATAAGCTATTAGAGAATCTTTTTATATGA
- a CDS encoding glycosyltransferase family 2 protein: protein MNFQKDLLSLVIPLYNEEENIKPLLSNIDNALNEYNIEVILVNDFSTDKTVNIIKNLYHPKVKLIELRKNYGQSSALAAGIDNAEGKHIVTLDGDLQNDPNNIPAMLQKLHSENWDVIVGIRNHRKDSFLKKLPSKIANFLIRKATKLNIKDHGCALKVFKKNIAKELNLYGEMHRFIGLLAYLNGARVGEINVNHNRRIHGKSKYGLGRTFKVINDILLILFQRNYLQKPLYLLGNLGILFFCIGAIINIYLLIEKILGNDIGDRPLLILGVLILLVGVQLFTTGIAIDLQMRTYYETQNTRPYKIREITDFKQKEETL, encoded by the coding sequence ATGAACTTTCAAAAAGATTTACTCTCTCTAGTAATCCCTCTATATAATGAGGAAGAAAACATAAAACCACTACTTTCGAATATAGATAACGCACTAAATGAATATAATATAGAAGTTATTCTAGTTAATGATTTTTCTACAGACAAAACGGTTAATATTATTAAAAATTTATACCACCCAAAAGTAAAGCTAATCGAACTCCGAAAAAATTATGGTCAGAGTTCGGCTTTGGCTGCTGGCATAGACAATGCTGAAGGTAAACACATAGTAACCCTAGATGGAGATTTGCAAAATGACCCTAATAATATACCTGCTATGCTTCAAAAGTTGCATAGTGAAAATTGGGATGTCATAGTAGGCATTAGAAATCACAGAAAAGATAGTTTTTTAAAAAAACTACCGTCTAAAATTGCGAACTTCTTAATAAGAAAAGCTACAAAACTTAACATAAAAGATCATGGGTGCGCCTTAAAGGTTTTTAAAAAGAATATTGCTAAAGAATTAAATCTTTATGGTGAAATGCACCGTTTTATAGGGTTATTAGCGTATCTTAATGGTGCTCGAGTAGGTGAAATAAATGTAAATCACAACAGAAGAATACATGGAAAATCTAAGTATGGCTTGGGACGAACTTTTAAAGTGATAAATGATATTCTTTTAATCTTATTTCAACGTAATTACTTACAAAAACCATTATATCTTCTTGGAAATCTAGGGATACTCTTTTTTTGTATTGGAGCTATAATTAATATATACTTGCTAATCGAAAAAATATTAGGCAATGATATTGGAGACAGACCACTTCTAATATTAGGTGTTTTAATTTTGCTTGTTGGCGTACAACTCTTTACAACAGGTATAGCTATAGATTTACAAATGCGCACCTATTACGAAACACAAAATACGAGACCTTATAAAATTAGGGAAATTACAGATTTTAAACAAAAGGAAGAAACACTCTAA
- the typA gene encoding translational GTPase TypA, with product MTKIKNIAIIAHVDHGKTTLVDKIMYHCQLFRENENTGDLILDNNDLERERGITITSKNVSVVYKDTKINIIDTPGHADFGGEVERVLNMADGVLLLVDAFEGPMPQTRFVLQKAIDLGLKPCVVVNKVDKENCTPDEVHEKVFDLMFELGAEEWQLDFPTVYGSAKNNWMSEDWQKPTENIEPLLDMVIEHIPEPKIEEGTTQMLITSLDFSSFTGRIAIGRLTRGTLKAGQPISLVKRDGSIVKSKIKELHTFEGLGRLKVDQVQTGDICAIVGLEGFEIGDTVADFENPEGLKTIAIDEPTMSMLFTINDSPFFGKDGKYVTSRHIKERLTKELEKNLALRVEETDSADKFMVFGRGVLHLSVLIETMRREGYELQIGQPQVIIKEIDGVKCEPFEEMTIDLPENVSGKAIEMVTMRKGEMLSMEAKGDRMVCEFIVPSRGIIGLRNQLLTATAGEAIMAHRFKEYQPLKGGIPERLNGSLVSMENGTAIPYSIDKLQERGKFFIDPGEDIYEGQVIGENSRGDDMTVNVTKTKKLSNVRSAGADDKAKIVPAIKFSLEEALEYIQKDEYVEVTPNHLRLRKILLKEVDRKRNKSL from the coding sequence ATGACGAAGATTAAAAACATTGCAATTATTGCGCACGTTGACCACGGAAAAACCACCTTGGTAGACAAGATTATGTACCATTGTCAGTTGTTTCGTGAAAACGAAAACACTGGAGATTTAATTCTCGATAACAATGATTTAGAACGCGAGAGAGGTATAACAATCACCTCTAAGAACGTTTCTGTGGTTTACAAAGACACTAAAATCAATATCATTGATACACCTGGTCACGCCGATTTTGGCGGCGAGGTAGAACGTGTATTAAATATGGCTGATGGTGTATTACTTTTGGTAGATGCTTTTGAAGGCCCAATGCCTCAAACACGTTTTGTGTTACAAAAAGCTATCGATTTAGGGTTGAAGCCTTGCGTTGTGGTAAATAAAGTGGACAAGGAAAACTGTACGCCAGATGAAGTGCACGAAAAAGTTTTTGATCTAATGTTTGAACTTGGTGCAGAAGAGTGGCAATTAGACTTCCCAACAGTTTATGGTTCTGCTAAGAACAACTGGATGAGTGAAGACTGGCAAAAGCCAACTGAAAATATTGAACCCTTGTTAGATATGGTGATAGAGCATATTCCTGAGCCAAAAATTGAAGAAGGTACTACCCAAATGCTGATTACGTCTTTAGACTTTTCAAGCTTTACAGGACGTATCGCTATTGGTCGTTTAACTAGAGGAACGTTAAAGGCTGGTCAACCAATTTCTTTGGTAAAGAGAGATGGTTCTATCGTAAAAAGTAAGATTAAAGAATTGCATACTTTTGAAGGTTTAGGCCGTTTAAAAGTAGATCAAGTACAAACGGGAGATATTTGTGCCATTGTTGGTTTAGAAGGTTTTGAAATTGGTGATACAGTTGCTGATTTTGAAAATCCTGAAGGTTTAAAAACCATTGCCATCGATGAGCCTACAATGAGTATGTTATTTACCATTAACGATTCGCCATTTTTTGGTAAAGATGGTAAATATGTAACCTCTCGACATATAAAAGAACGCCTTACTAAAGAGCTAGAAAAGAACTTAGCACTAAGAGTAGAGGAGACTGATAGTGCTGATAAGTTTATGGTGTTTGGTCGTGGTGTATTGCACCTATCTGTATTGATAGAGACCATGCGTCGCGAAGGTTACGAGCTGCAAATTGGTCAGCCACAAGTAATCATTAAGGAAATTGATGGTGTTAAGTGCGAGCCTTTTGAAGAAATGACGATTGATTTACCAGAAAATGTATCTGGTAAAGCCATTGAAATGGTAACGATGCGTAAAGGTGAAATGCTAAGTATGGAAGCCAAAGGCGACCGTATGGTGTGTGAATTTATAGTACCTTCTCGTGGTATTATAGGATTACGTAATCAATTACTAACAGCAACAGCAGGTGAAGCTATTATGGCGCATCGTTTTAAAGAGTATCAACCATTAAAAGGTGGAATTCCTGAACGCTTAAATGGTTCTTTAGTATCTATGGAGAATGGTACTGCAATTCCTTATTCCATTGATAAATTACAAGAAAGAGGAAAGTTTTTTATAGATCCAGGAGAAGATATCTATGAAGGACAAGTCATTGGTGAAAACTCTCGTGGAGATGATATGACGGTTAATGTTACCAAAACTAAAAAATTAAGTAACGTACGTTCAGCAGGTGCGGATGATAAAGCTAAAATTGTACCAGCAATTAAGTTTTCTTTAGAAGAAGCTTTAGAGTACATACAAAAAGACGAATACGTTGAGGTAACACCAAATCATTTAAGATTGCGTAAAATTTTATTAAAAGAGGTAGATCGTAAGCGAAATAAGAGTTTGTAG
- a CDS encoding O-antigen translocase → MKIPRFIRDNIVLKITSLNAVVVTFRLVVSGFTQWLLATTFGEVGIARIGQVRNIMGMLTSISSLGIFNGIVKYVAEHKDNTSEVNKLFSTATVFVLVGSFISGTVLFFGADYFSKVLFKSNDFTYVFKVIAFIVPFIALNRTLYGIVNGLSEYKNYAKIELISYVLAAILLLLAIYNTNLEAVILAIALAPVIQLIVIIVVFGKVIKRFVDFRKLGFGLGYKNSLLAFTLMSFVSTFLLNYIELSIIGLIENKININEAGYWTAVSFISKNYMVFASGLFTLYVIPRFANIYTKEAFKTEVVNIYKTILPIFGLGMILVYLLRNVIIDIIYPDFKGMEPLFKWQLLGDFIRLCSLILAHQFLAKRMVKSFVITEIISLILFYVLTTWFIDYFSTEGVVIAHLVRYAIYFVIVLVVVINYFNKTSKHRNRV, encoded by the coding sequence ATGAAAATTCCTAGATTTATTAGAGATAACATTGTGCTTAAGATTACATCGCTTAATGCTGTTGTTGTTACCTTTAGACTTGTTGTTTCGGGTTTTACTCAATGGCTTTTAGCAACGACTTTTGGCGAAGTTGGTATTGCCAGAATAGGTCAGGTTAGAAATATTATGGGAATGCTGACCAGTATTTCATCTCTAGGAATCTTTAATGGTATCGTTAAGTATGTGGCTGAGCATAAAGACAATACGTCAGAAGTAAATAAACTCTTCTCTACTGCTACTGTTTTTGTTCTTGTAGGCTCTTTTATTTCAGGAACTGTGCTTTTTTTTGGGGCTGACTATTTTTCTAAAGTTCTGTTTAAATCTAATGATTTTACTTATGTGTTTAAAGTTATTGCTTTTATAGTGCCCTTTATAGCTTTGAATAGAACATTATATGGCATTGTTAATGGGTTGTCTGAATATAAAAATTACGCTAAAATAGAATTGATAAGCTATGTGCTGGCAGCAATACTTCTATTATTGGCAATTTATAATACTAATTTAGAAGCCGTCATTTTAGCGATAGCTTTAGCACCAGTCATTCAATTAATAGTCATCATTGTTGTATTTGGAAAAGTTATAAAACGCTTTGTTGATTTTAGAAAATTGGGTTTTGGGTTAGGTTATAAAAATAGTTTGCTAGCCTTTACTTTAATGTCGTTTGTATCTACATTTCTGCTAAATTATATTGAATTGAGTATCATAGGTCTTATAGAGAATAAGATAAATATTAATGAGGCAGGCTATTGGACAGCGGTGAGTTTTATATCAAAAAACTATATGGTTTTTGCTTCGGGTTTATTTACGCTTTATGTCATTCCGAGATTTGCTAATATTTATACCAAGGAAGCATTTAAAACTGAAGTGGTTAATATTTACAAAACCATCTTACCCATTTTTGGATTGGGTATGATTTTGGTCTATCTATTACGCAATGTAATTATAGATATTATATACCCAGATTTTAAAGGTATGGAACCCTTGTTTAAATGGCAATTGCTGGGCGATTTTATTAGATTGTGCAGTCTTATTTTAGCACATCAATTTTTAGCAAAACGAATGGTTAAGAGCTTTGTAATCACAGAGATCATCTCCCTTATTTTGTTTTATGTGCTTACCACTTGGTTTATCGATTATTTTAGTACGGAAGGTGTTGTTATAGCCCATTTAGTAAGGTATGCTATTTATTTTGTTATTGTACTGGTTGTAGTTATCAATTACTTTAATAAGACTTCAAAACACAGAAATAGGGTGTAG
- a CDS encoding DUF1801 domain-containing protein: MNPAEAYILKQEEPYKSILLQLQAIIGAVAPSAELLYKWRIPFYYNNGIPICFLNQSKDYVDLAFWHFEKLEKYTEYFIDTNRKSVRSLRYKSVDDINDEVIVYVLEKQLEINTNPFKLILGKKKSNLKTRN; this comes from the coding sequence TTGAATCCAGCAGAAGCCTACATTCTAAAACAAGAAGAACCTTATAAATCTATCTTGTTACAACTTCAGGCCATTATAGGAGCTGTTGCACCCAGTGCAGAGTTATTGTACAAATGGCGCATTCCGTTTTACTATAATAACGGTATTCCTATTTGTTTTTTGAACCAGTCCAAAGACTATGTAGATTTAGCCTTTTGGCATTTTGAAAAATTAGAAAAATATACCGAATATTTTATTGATACTAATAGAAAATCTGTTCGTTCATTGCGTTACAAATCTGTAGACGATATTAATGATGAGGTAATAGTCTATGTGCTGGAAAAACAATTAGAGATTAATACGAATCCCTTCAAGCTTATTCTGGGTAAGAAAAAAAGTAACTTAAAAACTAGAAACTAA
- a CDS encoding DegT/DnrJ/EryC1/StrS family aminotransferase: MIPFLDLHKINNRFRKELETSFAKSLETSYYILGPNVKTFETEFANYCGTDYCIGTANGLDALTLILKGYIEIGRLKKGDKVIVPANTYIASILSVLHADLEPVFVEPNPKTYNISAEEVEMKLNKDVKAILAVHLYGQLADMERLKSIADEHNLLLIEDAAQAHGAVSSKHLTPNNQYPKAGNLSHAAAFSFYPSKNLGALGDGGAVTTNDKELYETILLLRNYGSSVKYENKIMGYNSRLDDLQAAFLRVKLKYLDSDNAKRREVARCYLQKIRNSKIGLPFYDDSENHVFHTFVIEVDDREDIIKYLNQNKIGWLIHYPIPPHKQKALQRFSHLILPITEEIHKRIISLPISPVLTSKEVNRVIEVLNAY, encoded by the coding sequence ATGATCCCTTTTTTAGACCTACATAAAATTAATAATAGATTCAGAAAAGAGCTTGAAACATCATTTGCTAAGTCGTTAGAAACTTCGTATTACATTCTTGGCCCAAACGTTAAGACCTTTGAAACTGAATTTGCTAACTATTGCGGTACAGATTATTGTATCGGAACTGCGAATGGTCTGGATGCACTAACTTTAATTTTAAAAGGCTATATAGAAATTGGAAGACTTAAAAAAGGCGATAAGGTTATTGTGCCTGCCAATACCTACATCGCATCTATTCTGTCTGTTTTACACGCTGATTTAGAGCCAGTGTTTGTAGAGCCTAATCCAAAAACATATAATATTTCTGCTGAAGAGGTGGAGATGAAATTGAATAAGGATGTTAAAGCAATCCTTGCGGTACATCTTTATGGACAATTAGCAGATATGGAACGCCTAAAATCCATCGCAGATGAGCATAATTTATTGTTGATTGAGGATGCTGCCCAAGCACATGGTGCTGTGAGTTCAAAACACCTAACACCTAATAATCAATACCCAAAAGCCGGCAATTTGAGCCATGCAGCCGCATTTAGCTTTTACCCAAGTAAGAATTTGGGTGCTTTGGGAGACGGAGGAGCAGTAACAACTAATGATAAAGAATTGTACGAGACGATTTTGCTTTTGAGGAATTATGGAAGTAGCGTAAAATATGAAAATAAAATAATGGGTTACAATAGCCGGTTAGATGATTTACAAGCTGCTTTTTTAAGGGTTAAGTTAAAATATTTAGATTCGGATAATGCAAAAAGGCGAGAGGTAGCTAGATGCTATCTTCAAAAGATTAGAAACTCCAAAATAGGTCTTCCTTTTTATGACGATTCTGAAAATCATGTATTTCACACCTTTGTAATTGAAGTGGATGATAGGGAGGATATTATAAAGTATTTAAATCAAAACAAAATAGGATGGTTGATTCACTATCCAATTCCACCACATAAACAAAAGGCATTACAAAGATTTTCACATTTAATACTACCTATAACCGAAGAAATTCATAAAAGAATTATAAGTTTGCCAATAAGTCCAGTATTAACCAGTAAAGAAGTTAATAGGGTGATAGAGGTACTAAATGCTTATTAA
- a CDS encoding transglutaminase domain-containing protein, translating to MKTYLLILFLLSVQLSLAQDFAKIDSVVATYPNNFDSIETFTSKIELDFKTDLEKVRAAYFWIANNIMYDYDSANSVRVSGYHYNDDSELEKIQMKYAANVLKDKKAVCEGYAQLLKYTLKALEIKCEVIDGYAKTDIKEIGKVKNEENHAWNAVYLNKKWQLIDATWSTGNEENKPNHFDFNDVYFLIEPEHLVWSHFPDDKKWQLIKKPISILAFFYSPIIHSGFYNSDLKLSKMVGTLKSSKTLKIVFDSINSDKLYYYQYTEASLNLEPITLIKKGDKHIAEIPYNYDNGKELIIYADSHACLAFKII from the coding sequence ATGAAAACATATTTACTAATCTTATTTCTGCTTTCAGTGCAACTTAGCTTAGCTCAGGACTTTGCTAAAATTGATTCTGTAGTAGCCACGTATCCAAATAATTTTGACTCTATTGAAACATTTACGAGCAAAATAGAGTTAGACTTTAAAACCGATTTAGAGAAGGTAAGAGCTGCTTATTTCTGGATAGCTAATAATATTATGTACGACTACGATAGCGCTAATAGCGTTAGGGTTAGCGGGTATCATTATAATGATGATAGTGAACTTGAAAAAATTCAGATGAAATACGCAGCTAATGTTCTTAAGGATAAAAAAGCTGTCTGCGAGGGTTATGCGCAATTATTAAAATACACTTTAAAAGCATTAGAAATAAAGTGCGAAGTCATTGATGGCTATGCCAAAACAGATATTAAGGAAATTGGCAAGGTAAAAAATGAAGAAAACCATGCTTGGAATGCAGTATATCTAAACAAGAAATGGCAACTTATTGATGCCACGTGGTCAACGGGAAACGAAGAAAATAAACCAAATCATTTTGATTTTAACGATGTATATTTTCTCATAGAGCCAGAGCATTTAGTGTGGAGTCATTTTCCCGACGATAAAAAATGGCAACTAATAAAGAAGCCTATATCAATCCTAGCTTTTTTTTATTCACCAATCATCCATTCAGGATTTTACAACTCTGATTTAAAATTATCAAAGATGGTAGGTACACTAAAGTCTAGCAAAACCCTCAAAATCGTATTTGATTCAATAAATTCCGATAAACTTTATTATTATCAATATACAGAAGCTTCTTTAAACCTAGAGCCAATTACTTTAATTAAAAAAGGAGACAAACATATTGCCGAAATACCATACAACTATGATAATGGTAAGGAGCTAATTATTTATGCTGATAGCCACGCCTGTTTAGCTTTTAAAATCATTTAA
- the kdsA gene encoding 3-deoxy-8-phosphooctulonate synthase, whose protein sequence is MPQLKHTDSDNFFLLCGPCAIEGEDMALRIAEKVVSITDKLEIPYVFKGSFKKANRSRIDSFTGIGDEKALKILKKVSETFNIPTVTDIHEVSDAAKAAEYVDVLQIPAFLVRQTDLVVAAAKTGKVVNLKKGQFMSPESMKHAVQKVKDSGSDKAWITDRGTMFGYQDMIVDFRGIPTMRQYAPTVLDVTHSLQQPNQTVGVTGGRPDMIETIARAGVVNNVDGLFIETHFDPANAKSDGANMLHLDNLEGLLTNLVAIRKLVSSF, encoded by the coding sequence ATTCCACAATTAAAACACACAGATTCTGATAACTTCTTTTTGCTTTGTGGCCCTTGCGCTATTGAAGGTGAAGATATGGCATTGCGTATTGCTGAAAAGGTAGTTTCGATTACTGACAAACTAGAAATACCTTACGTATTTAAAGGTAGTTTTAAAAAAGCTAATCGTAGTAGGATTGATAGTTTTACAGGTATTGGAGATGAAAAAGCCTTAAAAATATTGAAGAAAGTTTCGGAAACTTTCAATATCCCAACTGTAACAGACATCCATGAAGTTTCTGATGCTGCTAAAGCTGCTGAATATGTTGATGTTTTACAAATTCCTGCTTTTTTAGTGAGACAAACAGATTTAGTTGTTGCGGCTGCTAAAACAGGTAAGGTTGTAAACCTTAAGAAAGGGCAGTTTATGAGTCCTGAGTCTATGAAACACGCTGTACAAAAAGTAAAAGATTCTGGCAGCGATAAAGCTTGGATTACCGATAGAGGCACTATGTTTGGGTACCAAGATATGATTGTAGATTTTAGAGGTATACCAACAATGCGTCAGTACGCACCCACGGTTTTGGATGTAACACATTCTCTACAGCAACCTAACCAAACTGTTGGAGTTACTGGTGGACGACCAGATATGATAGAGACCATTGCAAGAGCTGGTGTGGTAAATAATGTAGATGGATTATTTATAGAAACACATTTTGATCCTGCTAATGCTAAAAGTGATGGTGCTAATATGTTACATTTAGATAATCTTGAAGGGTTGCTGACAAATTTAGTAGCTATAAGAAAATTAGTTTCTAGTTTTTAA
- a CDS encoding glycosyltransferase, translated as MKILLVGEYSRLHNSLKEGLEKLGHNVTIVAPFDGFKAYDVDILIKKKYQKGFKQKVKNLVYRLFGYDLESHNVKQQILNLKPKLNNFDVVQFINEAPFGCTASVENDIFTSISSWNNNVYLLSCGTDHISISYANKDNFRYSILTPYKNGKDTSFVEAYGLKFLTTEFVKLHQNIYKRINGVIASDIDYHLPLKNHPKYLGLIPNPVNTGILKFKKPVIKDQIVIFHGINTHNYYKKGNDIFEEALTSIKQKYSTRIKIITAKSLPYKDYINTYDEAHILLDQVYAYDQGYNALEAMAKGKVVFTGAEQEWLDYYNLEADTIAINALPNAKDIAEKLAWLIDNPEKIIEISVNARQFIEENHDYIISAKKYLHIWEENKK; from the coding sequence ATGAAGATTTTACTTGTTGGAGAATATAGCAGGCTTCATAATTCTTTAAAAGAGGGTTTAGAAAAACTGGGACATAATGTTACTATAGTTGCACCTTTTGATGGATTTAAGGCCTATGATGTAGATATACTTATTAAAAAAAAATACCAAAAAGGCTTTAAACAAAAAGTAAAGAATCTGGTTTATCGTCTATTTGGTTACGATCTTGAATCTCATAACGTTAAACAACAAATTTTAAATCTTAAACCCAAACTTAACAACTTTGACGTAGTCCAATTTATAAATGAAGCACCCTTTGGCTGCACCGCAAGTGTTGAAAATGATATTTTTACATCAATTTCTTCATGGAACAATAATGTATATTTATTGTCTTGTGGAACGGACCACATCAGTATTTCTTATGCTAATAAAGACAACTTCAGGTACTCTATTTTAACACCTTATAAAAATGGAAAAGATACATCTTTTGTTGAAGCTTATGGATTAAAATTTTTAACTACAGAGTTTGTTAAGCTTCACCAAAACATTTACAAAAGGATTAATGGAGTTATTGCTTCGGACATAGACTATCATTTACCATTAAAGAATCATCCTAAATATTTAGGCTTAATTCCAAACCCTGTTAATACAGGTATATTAAAATTCAAAAAGCCAGTGATAAAGGACCAGATTGTAATTTTCCACGGTATTAACACTCATAATTATTACAAAAAAGGTAATGATATCTTTGAAGAAGCATTAACTAGCATAAAACAGAAGTATAGTACTCGCATAAAAATTATAACAGCTAAAAGCTTACCTTACAAAGATTATATTAATACCTATGATGAGGCACATATTCTATTAGACCAAGTGTACGCCTATGACCAAGGGTATAATGCCTTAGAAGCCATGGCAAAAGGCAAAGTGGTTTTTACTGGTGCAGAACAAGAATGGTTAGACTATTATAATTTAGAGGCAGATACAATTGCCATAAATGCTCTACCAAATGCAAAAGATATTGCAGAGAAGCTTGCATGGCTAATAGATAATCCTGAAAAAATTATTGAAATATCGGTTAATGCCAGACAATTTATAGAAGAAAATCACGACTACATCATTTCTGCAAAAAAATACTTACATATATGGGAGGAGAATAAAAAATGA